In one window of Chitinophagales bacterium DNA:
- a CDS encoding cellulose biosynthesis cyclic di-GMP-binding regulatory protein BcsB: MKKRLLTLVILLASYCSIFGQYEYVNTFETMGYRDQSITGIAGVLTYFVRVKPDDDIDRSRLVLYIRPSQILNPNTSHVTIYMRDEAVYTQRLAGVGIDSIFTINIPLERRYLQEDGRYVKVRVAAKMSIADEYCKDIENPAVWMSVRNNSYLYTVKKSTLSYQRSLKETMQEFKRVYSPLTADLDDVMAGGISYAILKQAVYSNVTEIESGVYNESDSLGKGIIVGVVSKLPEYIRNQIPAIGKGQGLIVLVNGGSWDKQYLVITGADAEGFKKAIKVLSNNNIMSSAFSEKLLVDNALTKVSERSGLPVVLSLEQLGGQPAIMEGVGALKANYSFSLADYNAIPEKLTFHLDALFSMLKESDRGFLNVYLNDNLVYSTTLSDKRNFSEDIDLKPYLLTKNNGLTVEMRFHPGTNICKDGFANFFGFINPKTSTITFKGERRNEFSNFFNYPGEFRKSPLKFLITPAIYPLVTSSVGELIYQINATTIATPSMILPVIEASDKAQMADMRGYNVIALLQRTDGFIKNFNSLPVNFTKDFQLYKDLEGQVSYSINDFSNSGIAQIFRQNGSTFLVVSTLGDTSIQGAYESVIKSFGTQFSSIETNVCIATSKGQSNFFFKLPEDSDLVTYRGDRNPLLVFWETYKFFIVGFLVAFLILAFFFVRKRVKKSQEIV; this comes from the coding sequence ATGAAAAAACGCCTACTAACCCTTGTCATCCTGCTTGCATCTTACTGCAGCATATTTGGTCAGTACGAGTATGTAAACACCTTCGAGACCATGGGCTACAGAGACCAGAGCATTACGGGTATTGCCGGTGTCTTAACCTATTTTGTTCGTGTTAAGCCTGATGACGATATCGATCGTAGCAGACTGGTACTGTATATCAGACCGTCTCAGATTCTTAACCCTAATACATCCCATGTAACTATTTACATGAGAGATGAGGCAGTCTATACGCAGCGATTGGCGGGTGTTGGTATCGATTCAATCTTTACCATCAATATCCCACTTGAGCGTCGATACCTGCAGGAAGATGGTCGTTATGTGAAAGTTCGTGTGGCTGCAAAAATGAGTATTGCAGACGAGTATTGTAAGGATATTGAGAATCCGGCAGTTTGGATGAGCGTTCGTAATAACTCTTATCTCTACACAGTAAAGAAGAGTACATTGTCTTATCAGCGTAGCCTTAAAGAGACTATGCAAGAGTTCAAACGTGTTTACTCACCGCTAACTGCTGATTTGGATGATGTAATGGCTGGCGGTATCTCTTATGCAATTTTGAAACAGGCTGTTTATTCTAACGTAACAGAGATTGAGAGTGGCGTTTACAATGAATCGGATTCTCTGGGTAAAGGAATTATTGTTGGTGTTGTTAGCAAATTGCCTGAATATATCCGCAACCAGATACCTGCTATAGGAAAAGGGCAGGGCTTGATTGTTTTGGTGAATGGTGGTTCATGGGATAAACAATATCTCGTTATCACTGGAGCCGATGCTGAAGGCTTTAAAAAGGCCATCAAGGTTTTGTCGAACAACAACATCATGAGTAGTGCTTTCTCTGAAAAACTACTTGTAGATAATGCATTAACCAAAGTGAGTGAAAGAAGCGGTCTGCCTGTTGTGCTTTCGTTGGAACAACTCGGTGGTCAGCCTGCCATCATGGAAGGCGTTGGTGCTTTAAAAGCCAATTATTCATTTTCATTGGCTGATTATAACGCCATTCCTGAGAAACTTACTTTCCACCTGGATGCCTTGTTCTCAATGTTGAAAGAGTCTGATCGTGGTTTCTTAAACGTTTATCTGAATGATAACCTCGTATACAGTACAACTTTATCTGATAAGCGTAATTTTTCTGAAGACATTGATCTGAAGCCTTACTTGTTGACCAAGAATAACGGGCTTACTGTAGAAATGCGTTTCCATCCAGGTACCAATATCTGTAAGGATGGATTTGCCAATTTCTTCGGCTTTATCAATCCCAAAACATCAACCATTACCTTCAAGGGTGAACGTAGAAATGAGTTCTCTAACTTCTTTAATTATCCTGGCGAGTTTAGAAAATCACCACTGAAATTCCTGATTACGCCTGCTATCTATCCATTGGTAACTTCTTCTGTTGGTGAGCTGATTTATCAGATCAACGCAACCACGATTGCTACCCCAAGCATGATTTTGCCTGTAATTGAAGCTTCAGATAAAGCGCAGATGGCTGATATGCGTGGATACAATGTAATTGCTTTGTTACAGCGTACAGACGGTTTTATCAAGAACTTCAATTCACTGCCAGTAAACTTTACCAAAGACTTCCAGTTGTATAAAGACTTGGAAGGTCAGGTTAGTTATTCAATCAATGACTTCTCCAATAGTGGTATCGCACAGATATTCAGACAGAATGGTAGCACATTCCTCGTAGTGTCTACACTTGGAGATACCTCCATTCAAGGAGCATACGAAAGCGTTATCAAGAGTTTCGGTACACAGTTCTCTTCTATTGAAACAAACGTATGTATTGCCACCAGTAAAGGACAGAGTAATTTCTTCTTCAAGTTACCAGAGGATTCAGACCTCGTAACATATCGTGGAGATAGAAACCCACTGCTGGTTTTCTGGGAGACGTACAAATTCTTTATCGTCGGTTTCCTTGTAGCATTTCTGATACTTGCCTTCTTCTTTGTGCGTAAGCGAGTGAAGAAATCTCAGGAGATCGTTTAA